Proteins encoded by one window of Lepeophtheirus salmonis chromosome 3, UVic_Lsal_1.4, whole genome shotgun sequence:
- the LOC121114317 gene encoding uncharacterized protein — protein sequence MRSLTVIFLIVALSALFPESNGQILKTTPSQGIKITTDPKDVTTTTSTTTTTTTTTTTTTTTTTTTTTTTTTTTTTTTTTTTTTTTTTTTTTTTTTTTTTTTTTTTTTTTTTTTTTTTTTTTTTTTTTTTTTTTTTTTTTTTTTTTTTTTTTTTTTTTTTTTTTTTTTTTTTTTTTTTTTTTTTTTTTTTTTSTTTTTTTTTTTTTTTTTTTTTTTTTTTTTTTTTTTTTTTTTTTTTTTTTTTTTTTTTTTTTTTTTTTTTTTTTTTTTTTTTTTTTTTTTTTTTTTTTTSTTTTTTTTTTTTTTTTTTTTTTTTTTTTTTTTTTTTTTTTTTTTTTTTTTTTTTTTTTTTTTTTTTTTTTTTTTTTTTTTTTTTTTTTTTTTTTTTTLTPSHACFTVDNKPCIFPFIYKEKVSISCTTEDFGDVAWCATSLYESTGHVFNYSACADNCTVEFTKPPETCKTVSGANCTFPFKYNNVEYDKCTNVGDTKSWCGISLYKDTNEVDTWGYCNSACEPGPTPDPTRCLTVEGQECIFPFQYYGTLFEECSTSDNSGRPWCATTVGTNNEAIGWGICANSLACK from the exons ATGAGGTCCTTGACAGTTATCTTCCTGATCGTGGCTCTCTCAGCCTTATTCCCTGAGAGCAATGGGCAAATAC tGAAAACAACTCCAAGTCAAGGTATAAAGATCACAACAGATCCAAAAGACGTTACAACCACGACATCAACcactacaacaacaactacGACAACCACTACAACAACAACGACTACTACGACCACgacaacaacaactactacaacGACGACCACAACTACTACGACAACCACAACCACTACTACAACGACAACAACCACTACTACAACAACGACAACCACAACCACTACTACGACCACgacaacaacaactactacaacGACGACCACAACTACTACGACAACCACAACCACTACTACAACGACAACAACCACTACTACAACAACGACAACCACAACGACTACTACGACCACAACGACAACAACCACCACTACGACGACAACAACTACTACTACGACCACAACAACAACCACTACTACGACGACAACCACGACTACTACGACAACCACAACGACGACTACAACaactactacaacaacaacgactacaacaacaacaaccactTCTACTACGACCACAACGACAACAACCACCACTACTACTACGACCACTACAACAACCACAACGACTACTACGACCACgacaacaacaactactacaacGACGACCACAACTACTACGACAACCACAACCACTACTACAACGACAACAACCACCACTACAACAACGACAACCACAACCACTACTACGACCAcgacaacaacaactacaacaacGACAACCACAACTACGACAACCACAACGACTACTACGACcactactacaacaacaacaaccactACGACAACCACAACGACTACTTCGACCACAACGACAACAACCACCACTACCACTACGACCACTACAACAACCACAACGACTACGACGACcacgacaacaacaacaactactactactacaacaacaactacGACGACCACGACAACCACAACGACTACTACGACCACAACGACAACAACCACCACTACTACGACCACAACGACAACAACCACCACTACTACTACGACCACTACAACAACCACTACAACAACCACAACGACTACTACGACcacgacaacaacaacaacaacgacgACAACTACAACAACGACAACACTGACCCCATCACATg cTTGTTTTACCGTGGATAACAAACCTTGCATTTtcccatttatttataaagaaaaagtttcaaTATCCTGTACAACAGAAGACTTTGGGGATGTAGCATGGTGTGCAACATCACTCTATGAATCAACGGGCCACGTATTTAATTATTCAGCTTGTGCAGATAATTGTACAG TTGAATTTACCAAACCTCCAGAAA CCTGCAAAACGGTCTCAGGAGCTAATTGCACATTCCCATTTAAGTATAATAATGTGGAGTATGACAAGTGCACCAATGTTGGAGATACCAAAAGTTGGTGTGGTATTTCATTGTACAAGGATACAAATGAAGTGGATACCTGGGGTTATTGTAATTCTGCATGTGAGCCTGGACCTACTCCAGATCCAAcga GGTGTCTCACTGTCGAAGGACAGGAATGTATCTTCCCATTTCAATACTATGGAActctatttgaagaatgttcaaCTTCAGACAATAGTGGAAGGCCATGGTGTGCTACAACAGTTGGCACCAACAATGAGGCCATAGGATGGGGTATCTGTGCTAATAGTTTGGCctgcaaataa
- the LOC121115453 gene encoding glycine receptor subunit alpha-4-like: MNIHLRREIGYHIVQTYIPSMIFVIVAWLSLFIPPESIPGMYTHLTLKYMIISSTLGRVGMSLTTLLALTAMFGAVRSNVPKVSYVSYLDIWIVTCIVFVFFCTLEFSIVSYSITSGWTSFGYKVDRYCQLAIPLGFIVFNMKYWSLMSPD, encoded by the coding sequence ATGAACATTCATTTGCGACGAGAGATTGGATATCACATCGTTCAAACCTATATTCCGAGCATGATCTTCGTTATTGTGGCATGGCTTTCTCTTTTCATACCCCCAGAGTCTATACCAGGTATGTACACacatttaacattaaaatacatGATCATTTCATCCACACTAGGTAGAGTCGGTATGAGTTTAACAACACTTCTCGCCCTCACCGCAATGTTTGGAGCCGTACGGAGTAATGTCCCAAAAGTGTCTTACGTTTCTTATCTAGATATCTGGATCGTAACATGCATTgtctttgtgtttttttgtacattggAGTTTTCTATTGTTTCATACTCCATCACCTCGGGATGGACATCTTTTGGCTATAAAGTGGACCGCTATTGTCAATTGGCCATTCCTCTTGGTTTCATTGTCTTTAATATGAAGTACTGGTCCCTAATGAGTCCAGACTGA